In one Ornithinimicrobium pratense genomic region, the following are encoded:
- a CDS encoding cupin domain-containing protein, with protein MISTMPTMLQPVRVPGAGEKLIQEYAGAASTGHGAVSVARMTAPPGWDEPGQRPEFDEVTYVLAGEMLVQDEHDEVTRIGAGECVLVRAGEWVRYFVGDTGADYLAVCSPAFTSESARRDHA; from the coding sequence ATGATCAGCACCATGCCGACGATGCTGCAGCCGGTCCGCGTGCCCGGCGCCGGTGAGAAGCTCATCCAGGAGTATGCCGGGGCGGCCAGCACCGGCCACGGGGCGGTGTCGGTCGCGCGGATGACCGCCCCCCCGGGGTGGGACGAGCCGGGGCAACGTCCGGAGTTCGACGAGGTCACCTACGTCCTGGCAGGGGAGATGCTGGTCCAGGACGAGCACGATGAGGTCACCCGCATCGGGGCCGGCGAGTGTGTGCTGGTCCGCGCGGGGGAGTGGGTGCGCTATTTCGTGGGCGACACGGGCGCCGACTACCTGGCCGTCTGCTCGCCCGCCTTCACCTCCGAGAGCGCCCGGCGC
- the deoC gene encoding deoxyribose-phosphate aldolase, whose translation MPHTLTPGTALTVQDVADLIDHALLKPELTPAEVEAAGRELAQDRIWSVCVRPSDVRLALAAVDGSPTRVCTVIGFPHGTTSTAAKIAESNQAIADGATELDMVLNIGRLRGGDLEAVKQDIAAVVQVGHAAGALVKVILETALLDEEQKAAACRVSEEAGADFVKTSTGFAGGGATLPDVRLMRATISDAVQVKASGGVRDIDTLLAMVAEGVTRIGTSSTQALLAGAREREQAGTLVVPQPGGAGADTDADTGAQGY comes from the coding sequence ATGCCGCACACGCTCACCCCCGGGACCGCACTGACCGTCCAGGACGTCGCCGACCTCATCGACCACGCCCTGCTCAAGCCTGAGCTCACCCCAGCCGAGGTGGAGGCCGCGGGCCGGGAGCTCGCTCAGGACCGGATCTGGTCGGTCTGCGTGCGCCCCTCCGACGTCCGGCTGGCGCTGGCCGCGGTCGACGGGTCCCCGACCCGGGTGTGCACGGTCATCGGCTTCCCGCACGGCACCACGTCGACGGCCGCCAAGATCGCCGAGTCGAACCAGGCGATCGCCGACGGCGCGACCGAGCTGGACATGGTGCTCAACATCGGCCGCCTGCGCGGCGGCGACCTTGAGGCGGTCAAGCAGGACATCGCCGCCGTGGTCCAGGTAGGGCACGCCGCCGGTGCTCTGGTCAAGGTGATCCTCGAGACCGCGCTGCTGGACGAGGAGCAGAAGGCCGCCGCGTGCCGGGTCAGTGAGGAGGCCGGCGCCGACTTCGTCAAGACCTCCACCGGCTTCGCCGGCGGCGGGGCCACCCTGCCGGACGTGCGCCTGATGCGGGCCACTATCTCCGACGCCGTGCAGGTCAAGGCCTCCGGAGGCGTCCGCGACATCGACACCCTGCTGGCGATGGTGGCCGAGGGAGTCACCCGCATCGGCACCTCCTCAACGCAGGCTCTGCTGGCCGGCGCCCGCGAGCGCGAGCAGGCCGGCACCCTGGTCGTCCCTCAGCCGGGCGGCGCCGGCGCCGACACCGACGCCGACACCGGCGCCCAGGGCTACTGA